In Naumovozyma castellii chromosome 1, complete genome, one DNA window encodes the following:
- the TIM21 gene encoding Tim21p (ancestral locus Anc_4.175), translated as MLLRTIAGCNMRPMIKRSFPISYLLPKRYPISNNGVISSQRFYATERSQPNKDDTNKTKNHQESNSKKEKTKKSTIWPKIRAFTTFSLSGSLVIGGIGISVIVLYLIIAELFSPSGDTQLFNRAVTMVEKDANVRSMLQCKDSKMRKERLKAYGELITHDRWTRNRPIVSKKKIDRDGVVHHYMRFHVESKKKRALIHIEAKDSKNKYQPDFTSVYIDVPGEKRYYLVKPKLAQVVKPTGFLGVNWGPKRT; from the coding sequence ATGCTGCTAAGAACAATAGCTGGTTGTAACATGAGACCAATGATTAAAAGAAGCTTTCCAATTTCGTATCTTTTACCGAAGAGATACCCTATTTCCAACAATGGAGTCATATCCTCTCAAAGGTTTTACGCCACTGAAAGGTCACAGCCTAACAAAGACGATACAAATAAAACAAAGAATCATCAAGAAAGTAAttcaaagaaggaaaagactAAAAAGAGCACGATATGGCCTAAAATTAGAGCATTTACcacattttcattatctggATCTTTAGTCATTGGAGGTATTGGTATATCGGTAattgttctttatttgaTCATAGCAGAATTGTTCTCACCATCAGGTGATACACAACTATTTAATCGTGCAGTTACCATGGTAGAAAAAGATGCGAATGTGAGATCTATGCTACAATGCAAAGATTCCAAGATGCGTAAGGAGAGATTAAAGGCATACGGTGAATTAATTACTCATGATAGGTGGACTAGAAATAGACCGATAGtatcaaagaagaaaattgatAGGGATGGGGTAGTTCATCATTATATGAGATTTCATGTTGaatccaagaagaaaagagcATTGATACATATTGAAGCAAAggattccaaaaataaatatcaaCCGGATTTTACAAGCGTTTATATTGATGTGCCCGGTGAAAAAAGATATTACTTGGTCAAACCCAAACTGGCGCAAGTTGTAAAACCAACTGGTTTCTTAGGTGTTAATTGGGGACCTAAAAGAACTTAG